In Cupriavidus basilensis, one genomic interval encodes:
- a CDS encoding Lrp/AsnC family transcriptional regulator yields the protein MTELDQTDRHLLSLLQANARENAANLARKLGIARTTVVARIARLERDGVIAGYGVRLGKEMEDNAILAFCGMSVMPKSAPAVVRALQRFPEIEELNSVSGPVDYMAVIRCDTHARLDRLLDEIGALDGVNHTTTSIVLARKIDRRRAAG from the coding sequence ATGACCGAACTCGACCAGACCGACCGCCACCTGCTCTCCCTGCTGCAGGCCAATGCGCGCGAGAATGCCGCCAATCTCGCGCGCAAGCTCGGCATTGCCCGCACCACCGTGGTGGCACGCATTGCGCGGCTGGAGCGCGATGGCGTGATCGCCGGCTACGGCGTGCGGCTGGGCAAGGAAATGGAAGACAACGCCATCCTGGCGTTCTGCGGCATGTCGGTGATGCCCAAGAGCGCGCCCGCGGTGGTGCGGGCGCTGCAGCGCTTTCCCGAAATCGAGGAGCTGAACTCGGTCAGCGGCCCGGTGGACTACATGGCGGTGATCCGCTGCGACACCCATGCCCGCCTGGACAGGCTGCTGGACGAAATCGGCGCGCTGGATGGCGTCAACCACACCACCACCTCGATCGTGCTGGCGCGCAAGATCGACCGGCGCCGCGCCGCGGGCTGA
- the dapB gene encoding 4-hydroxy-tetrahydrodipicolinate reductase codes for MSNRIRVAVGGVTGWAGGELARGVAHADDMTLVAGLSRGAAGQALAALTAHKGTPGVAVASIDELAQGTFDVYVEYTKPDIAKRNILQALAKGAHVVVGTSGLSDEDYAEIDAAARQAGRGVLACGNFAITVVLLQKFAEMAARHLEHWEIIDYAKAGKIDVPSGTVRELAYRLGQVREPRQAVPIDQVKGPKETRGATMSGSQVHAVRLPGYQLGVEVIFGADGQRLHLKHESGDGSKPYVSGALLAIRKVHALTGLVRGLDKVMEGL; via the coding sequence ATGAGCAATCGCATTCGAGTCGCCGTAGGTGGCGTGACCGGCTGGGCCGGCGGCGAACTGGCGCGGGGCGTGGCGCACGCGGACGACATGACGCTGGTGGCCGGGCTGTCGCGCGGCGCGGCCGGTCAGGCCCTGGCGGCGCTGACCGCGCACAAAGGCACGCCGGGCGTGGCGGTGGCCAGCATCGACGAGCTGGCGCAAGGCACCTTCGACGTTTATGTGGAGTACACCAAGCCGGACATTGCCAAGCGCAACATCCTGCAAGCGCTGGCCAAGGGCGCGCACGTGGTGGTGGGCACCTCCGGGCTATCCGACGAGGACTATGCCGAGATCGATGCCGCCGCGCGCCAGGCCGGGCGCGGCGTGCTGGCCTGCGGCAACTTTGCCATCACCGTGGTGCTGCTGCAGAAGTTCGCCGAGATGGCCGCGCGCCACCTGGAGCACTGGGAGATCATCGACTACGCCAAGGCCGGCAAGATCGACGTGCCCTCCGGCACCGTGCGCGAGCTGGCGTATCGGCTGGGACAGGTCCGCGAGCCCAGGCAGGCGGTGCCCATCGACCAGGTCAAGGGCCCGAAGGAGACGCGTGGCGCAACGATGTCCGGCAGCCAGGTGCACGCCGTGCGCCTGCCGGGCTATCAGTTGGGCGTGGAGGTGATCTTTGGCGCCGACGGGCAGCGCCTGCACCTGAAGCATGAGTCCGGCGACGGCTCCAAGCCCTATGTCTCGGGCGCGCTGCTGGCGATCCGCAAGGTGCATGCCTTGACCGGGCTGGTGCGCGGGCTGGACAAGGTGATGGAAGGGCTTTGA
- a CDS encoding chloride channel protein produces the protein MNDITPNRSQEPEPSDPDDASGRASDHNRLRALRRRARMAAGRKSRQMWRISRTTLRYAVFMCGAGCVALFSLIFAWIAEVALRWNAHLTAATPWLAFVLLPFGLAALRWLTIRLAPQARGSGIPQVLAAFGLPPAGPAQTLLVSFRQSMWKVLLTTGGLLAGASIGREGPSVQVGAAAMLAWGRWCQEKLRFRIGFHPNALIAAGAAGGLAAAFNTPLAGVVFAIEELGRGTAVRWDRLVLSGVLTAGFLSLAILGNNPYFSVKTPILALHDAWGPVLLCALVNGALGGLFAKLLIGGVPALMPARLRAWPSQHPVQVAFVCGLLAAAIGWSTGGATFGTGYEQAAGLINGEPHATLWFGLAKLAATVVSYFAGIPGGIFTPSLAIGAGIGANVADWVGHLFGGMAEPRVLALVSMAAFLAAATQAPITASVIVMEMTRSQDLTLFLLASSLLASFLARQFCPHPFYHHVGHAFRREALAATRKVAPTT, from the coding sequence ATGAACGACATCACGCCAAATCGCAGCCAAGAGCCCGAGCCGTCCGATCCTGACGACGCTTCCGGGCGGGCCTCCGACCACAACCGGCTGCGCGCGCTGCGCCGCCGCGCCCGCATGGCAGCGGGCCGCAAGTCGCGCCAGATGTGGCGTATCTCCCGCACCACGCTGCGCTACGCCGTCTTCATGTGCGGCGCCGGCTGCGTGGCGCTGTTCTCCCTGATCTTCGCCTGGATTGCCGAGGTGGCCTTGCGCTGGAACGCGCACCTGACAGCGGCCACGCCCTGGCTGGCCTTTGTGCTGCTGCCGTTCGGGCTGGCCGCGCTGCGCTGGCTCACCATCCGCCTGGCGCCGCAGGCGCGCGGCAGCGGCATCCCGCAGGTGCTCGCCGCATTCGGCCTGCCCCCAGCGGGGCCGGCGCAGACCCTGCTGGTGTCGTTTCGCCAGTCCATGTGGAAAGTGCTGCTGACCACTGGCGGGCTGCTGGCGGGCGCCTCCATTGGCCGTGAAGGACCATCGGTGCAGGTTGGCGCCGCGGCCATGCTCGCCTGGGGGCGCTGGTGCCAGGAGAAGCTGCGCTTTCGCATCGGCTTTCATCCCAACGCGCTGATTGCCGCCGGCGCTGCCGGCGGCCTGGCCGCCGCCTTCAATACACCGCTGGCGGGCGTGGTGTTCGCCATCGAGGAGCTTGGCCGCGGCACTGCCGTGCGCTGGGACCGGCTGGTGCTGTCAGGCGTGCTGACCGCAGGCTTTCTCTCGCTGGCGATCCTTGGCAACAATCCCTATTTCAGTGTCAAGACGCCGATCCTCGCGCTGCATGATGCCTGGGGGCCGGTACTGCTGTGCGCCCTGGTCAACGGCGCGCTGGGCGGCCTGTTTGCCAAGTTGCTGATCGGCGGCGTGCCCGCGCTGATGCCGGCCCGGCTGCGCGCCTGGCCGTCGCAGCATCCCGTGCAGGTGGCGTTCGTGTGCGGCCTGCTGGCCGCGGCGATTGGCTGGTCGACCGGGGGCGCCACCTTTGGCACCGGCTACGAGCAGGCCGCCGGCCTGATCAACGGCGAGCCGCACGCCACGCTATGGTTCGGCCTGGCCAAGCTGGCGGCGACCGTGGTTTCGTATTTCGCCGGCATTCCCGGTGGCATCTTTACGCCATCGCTGGCCATCGGTGCCGGCATCGGCGCCAATGTGGCGGATTGGGTCGGCCACCTCTTCGGCGGCATGGCCGAGCCACGCGTGCTGGCGCTGGTGTCGATGGCCGCCTTCCTGGCCGCCGCCACCCAGGCGCCCATCACCGCCAGCGTGATCGTGATGGAGATGACGCGCTCGCAAGACCTCACCTTGTTCCTGCTCGCCTCGTCGCTGCTGGCTTCGTTCCTCGCACGCCAGTTTTGCCCGCACCCGTTCTATCACCACGTGGGCCATGCTTTCCGGCGCGAGGCGCTTGCCGCTACGCGGAAAGTGGCCCCCACCACATAA
- a CDS encoding Bug family tripartite tricarboxylate transporter substrate binding protein, which produces MHSWKTGWRAWAGAAVFACSQLAAAAYPDRPIKLVVPYTPGGSTDQFGRGLADGMSRVLKQTVVVENRPGAATMIGTQSVARAPADGYTMVLATNGSMVLNPMLYKKIAYDPPRDFRIFTVGAEVPLVVVTNSQVPATNIREFAAYAKASGGKLNYASVGLGNALQLATEMLKTELGISVTHVPYNGSAPALSALLANDVQLMVDVVSTSLPHIKGGKLRALAVTGRTRLEVLPNVPTVAESGYPNFQAATWFGLAVPAQTPPDVVEKLQAAAAQVLKDPHFRATFSALGLVIQTPRTQAEIDRYVEADREHWGKVIRANNISLD; this is translated from the coding sequence ATGCATAGCTGGAAAACCGGATGGCGCGCATGGGCCGGCGCCGCCGTCTTCGCCTGTTCGCAACTGGCCGCTGCCGCCTATCCCGACCGCCCCATCAAGCTGGTGGTGCCCTACACGCCGGGCGGCTCCACCGACCAGTTCGGGCGCGGGCTGGCCGATGGCATGAGCCGCGTGCTCAAGCAGACAGTGGTGGTGGAGAACCGCCCTGGCGCCGCCACCATGATCGGCACGCAAAGCGTGGCGCGCGCACCCGCCGATGGCTACACCATGGTGCTGGCCACCAACGGCAGCATGGTGCTCAACCCGATGCTCTACAAGAAGATCGCCTACGATCCGCCGCGCGATTTCCGGATCTTCACCGTTGGCGCCGAGGTGCCGCTGGTGGTGGTGACCAACAGCCAGGTGCCGGCCACCAATATCCGTGAGTTCGCAGCCTACGCCAAGGCCAGCGGCGGCAAGCTCAACTACGCCTCGGTCGGCCTGGGCAACGCGCTGCAGCTCGCTACCGAAATGCTCAAGACCGAACTCGGGATCTCGGTCACCCATGTGCCGTACAACGGCAGCGCGCCGGCGCTCTCGGCGCTGCTCGCCAACGATGTGCAACTGATGGTGGATGTGGTCAGCACCTCGCTGCCCCACATCAAGGGTGGCAAGCTGCGCGCGCTGGCGGTGACCGGCCGCACCCGGCTGGAAGTGCTGCCCAACGTGCCGACCGTGGCCGAAAGCGGCTATCCCAACTTCCAGGCCGCAACCTGGTTCGGGCTCGCCGTGCCGGCGCAGACACCGCCGGACGTGGTGGAAAAGCTGCAGGCCGCGGCCGCGCAGGTCCTCAAGGATCCGCATTTCCGGGCGACCTTCAGCGCACTGGGACTGGTGATCCAGACGCCGCGCACCCAGGCCGAGATTGACCGCTATGTAGAGGCGGATCGCGAGCATTGGGGCAAGGTCATCCGCGCCAACAACATCAGCCTGGACTGA
- a CDS encoding acyl-CoA synthetase, which yields MAADLLFEDIHRTGAELSERGARLAGGLRALGLGEGDVVAVLLRNDPVFADIVHACRTAGTYYCPINWHFTAEEIRFLLTDSGARALIVSADLLDGVRAVVPEGVQVLAVAAPGKDSPAGATGYESWLAAQQPYDGPRVAPRGHMAYTSGTTGRPKGVLRAAPPLAMLDEQLARMRSVVAQTMGIVQGTRALMAAPLYHSAPGVFIQNALQLGECLVLCARFDPEQVLALVEKHRIDVLYLVPIMYVRMLKVPPEVRARYDLSSLRFVASTGAPCAPEVKRAMLDWFGPVIHETYASSEAGMITVATPADALAKPGTAGRPVDQGEVRILDEQGVACAPGEIGLVYVRQPAYPDFTYRNNEAARRAIDRDGLVSLGDMGYLDADGYLFICDRASDMVISGGVNIYPAEIEHELVRYPGVADCVVFGVPDDEYGERLLAMVQPVAGATLEEGAIIEWLRQRLSGFKVPRTIVVEALLPRDDTGKLAKRRLRDKYWEGRTRRV from the coding sequence ATGGCCGCTGACCTCTTGTTTGAAGACATCCACCGTACCGGCGCCGAACTGAGCGAGCGCGGCGCGCGCCTGGCCGGCGGCCTGCGCGCGCTTGGCCTGGGCGAAGGCGACGTGGTCGCGGTGCTGCTGCGCAATGACCCGGTCTTTGCCGATATCGTGCATGCCTGCCGCACGGCCGGCACTTACTACTGCCCGATCAACTGGCACTTCACGGCGGAAGAAATCCGCTTCCTGCTGACCGACAGCGGCGCCCGGGCCTTGATCGTCAGCGCCGACCTGCTGGACGGCGTGCGCGCGGTGGTGCCCGAAGGCGTACAGGTGCTGGCGGTGGCAGCGCCCGGCAAGGACAGCCCCGCAGGCGCGACCGGCTACGAGAGCTGGCTCGCCGCGCAGCAGCCCTACGACGGCCCGCGGGTCGCGCCGCGCGGCCACATGGCCTACACCTCAGGCACCACCGGCCGCCCCAAGGGCGTGCTGCGCGCCGCACCGCCGCTGGCCATGCTGGACGAGCAGCTCGCGCGCATGCGCTCGGTGGTGGCGCAGACCATGGGCATCGTGCAGGGCACGCGCGCGTTGATGGCCGCGCCGCTGTACCACAGCGCGCCGGGCGTGTTCATCCAGAATGCGCTGCAGCTTGGCGAGTGCCTGGTGCTGTGCGCGCGCTTCGATCCCGAGCAGGTGCTGGCGCTGGTGGAGAAGCACCGCATCGACGTGCTCTACCTGGTGCCGATCATGTATGTGCGCATGCTCAAGGTGCCGCCCGAAGTGCGCGCCCGTTATGACTTGTCCTCGCTGCGCTTTGTCGCCTCGACCGGAGCGCCGTGCGCGCCCGAGGTCAAGCGCGCCATGCTGGACTGGTTCGGCCCGGTGATCCATGAAACCTATGCTTCCAGCGAGGCCGGCATGATTACCGTGGCCACGCCGGCCGACGCCCTGGCCAAGCCCGGCACGGCGGGGCGCCCGGTTGACCAGGGCGAAGTGCGCATCCTGGATGAGCAGGGCGTTGCCTGCGCCCCCGGCGAGATCGGCCTGGTCTATGTGCGCCAGCCTGCCTACCCGGACTTCACCTATCGCAACAACGAGGCAGCCCGCCGCGCCATCGACCGCGACGGCCTGGTCAGCCTGGGCGACATGGGCTACCTGGATGCCGACGGCTACCTCTTCATCTGCGACCGCGCCTCCGACATGGTGATCTCCGGCGGCGTGAACATCTACCCGGCCGAGATCGAGCACGAGCTGGTGCGTTATCCCGGCGTGGCCGACTGCGTGGTGTTCGGCGTACCCGACGACGAATACGGCGAGCGGCTGCTGGCCATGGTGCAGCCGGTGGCGGGCGCCACGCTGGAAGAGGGCGCCATCATCGAATGGCTGCGCCAGCGCCTGTCCGGCTTCAAGGTGCCGCGCACCATCGTGGTGGAGGCGCTGCTGCCGCGCGACGATACCGGCAAGCTGGCCAAGCGCCGCCTGCGCGACAAGTACTGGGAAGGGCGCACGCGGCGGGTTTGA
- a CDS encoding SDR family oxidoreductase: MFKNDLFAGQRVLITGGGTGLGLIMAERLAGLGAELHLCGRRLAVLDEAAEMLRHQHGTKVVTHAVDIRDAAAVDAMIETIWTRHGPLDCLVNNAAGNFISRTEDLSPNGFHAISDIVFRGTFYTTQAVGKRWIRDGHPGSVLSIVVTWVWTGSPFVVPSAMSKAGVDAMTKSLAVEWGRHGIRCNAIAPGVIPTEGAGSRLRPQDAQQDAMSGQNPTGRIGQPQDIGNLAAFLLARDNAWINGQTIALDGGDYLANGAYFKQYLDWGDAEWQAARERIAATNAADRAGRSVNAPTPTRSTTKPSQAGDN, from the coding sequence ATGTTCAAGAACGATCTTTTCGCCGGCCAGCGCGTGCTGATCACCGGTGGCGGCACCGGGCTGGGCCTGATCATGGCCGAGCGCCTGGCGGGGCTGGGGGCGGAGCTGCACCTGTGCGGGCGCCGGCTGGCGGTGCTGGACGAGGCCGCCGAGATGCTGCGCCACCAGCACGGCACCAAGGTCGTGACGCACGCGGTGGACATCCGCGACGCGGCTGCTGTCGACGCCATGATCGAGACCATCTGGACCCGGCACGGCCCGCTTGATTGCCTGGTCAACAACGCCGCAGGCAACTTCATCAGCCGCACCGAGGATCTGTCGCCCAACGGCTTTCATGCCATCTCGGACATCGTCTTCCGCGGTACCTTCTACACCACGCAGGCCGTGGGCAAGCGCTGGATCCGCGACGGCCATCCCGGCTCGGTCCTGTCCATCGTCGTGACCTGGGTCTGGACCGGCTCGCCGTTCGTGGTGCCGTCCGCCATGTCCAAGGCGGGCGTGGATGCCATGACCAAGTCGCTGGCCGTGGAGTGGGGCCGCCACGGCATCCGCTGCAACGCCATCGCGCCGGGCGTGATCCCCACCGAAGGCGCGGGCTCGCGCCTGCGTCCGCAGGATGCGCAGCAAGACGCGATGAGCGGCCAGAACCCCACGGGCCGCATCGGCCAGCCGCAGGATATCGGCAACCTGGCCGCCTTCCTGCTGGCCCGCGACAACGCGTGGATCAACGGACAGACCATTGCGCTGGATGGCGGCGATTACCTTGCCAACGGTGCTTATTTCAAGCAGTACCTGGATTGGGGCGATGCCGAATGGCAAGCCGCGCGTGAGCGTATCGCGGCCACGAACGCCGCCGATCGTGCCGGGCGCAGCGTCAACGCACCGACCCCGACCCGCTCTACCACCAAGCCTAGCCAGGCTGGAGACAACTGA
- a CDS encoding LysR family transcriptional regulator, with protein sequence MDLNLIQAFVDIVEAGNLSEAGRRRGVTRSQVSRQLRELEHQAGAQLLRRTTRRLELTEAGRALYQHGLRILQEVASAQAEIDSLGTTLRGHVRVSVPTGLGDTFLAPLLLEFTGRHPGISLRVFFANRVVDLIAAEIDVALKVTSQPPLDHVARDICAIDWQLCASPGYLARHGPLQTPADLARCQFLCPPYPARRFVLTLDRGDQREEVELSPHLQSEHFPFLMRAVRDGHGVGLLPVYAGWDDVREGRLVPVLTEWKPEGLGSRLYIITTPNLHPSMATRTLIDFLRERIPALDVFSAPGGTALCAP encoded by the coding sequence ATGGACCTCAACCTGATCCAGGCCTTCGTCGACATCGTCGAAGCCGGCAATTTGTCCGAGGCGGGGCGGCGGCGCGGCGTCACGCGCTCGCAGGTCAGCCGCCAGCTGCGCGAACTGGAGCACCAGGCTGGCGCGCAGTTGCTGCGCCGTACCACGCGCCGGCTGGAACTGACCGAAGCGGGCCGCGCGCTTTACCAGCACGGGCTGCGCATCCTGCAGGAAGTGGCGTCCGCCCAGGCTGAGATCGACAGCCTGGGCACCACCCTGCGCGGCCACGTGCGCGTGAGCGTGCCGACCGGGCTGGGCGACACCTTCCTCGCGCCGCTGCTGCTCGAATTCACCGGGCGGCATCCCGGCATCTCGCTGCGGGTGTTTTTTGCCAACCGCGTGGTCGACCTGATCGCCGCGGAGATCGACGTGGCGCTCAAGGTGACTTCGCAGCCGCCGCTGGACCACGTAGCGCGAGACATCTGCGCCATCGACTGGCAGCTCTGCGCCTCGCCCGGCTACCTGGCCCGCCATGGCCCGCTGCAAACCCCGGCCGACCTGGCGCGCTGCCAGTTCCTGTGCCCGCCCTATCCCGCCCGGCGCTTTGTGCTCACGCTCGACCGTGGCGACCAGCGCGAGGAGGTGGAACTGAGCCCGCACCTGCAGTCTGAGCATTTCCCCTTCCTGATGCGCGCGGTACGCGACGGCCACGGCGTGGGCCTGCTGCCCGTCTACGCCGGCTGGGACGATGTGCGCGAAGGCCGCCTGGTGCCGGTGCTGACCGAATGGAAACCGGAGGGATTGGGCAGCCGGCTCTACATCATCACCACACCCAACCTGCATCCGTCGATGGCCACGCGCACCTTGATCGACTTCCTGCGCGAGCGGATTCCGGCGCTGGATGTCTTCAGCGCCCCGGGCGGTACCGCTTTGTGCGCACCGTAG
- a CDS encoding winged helix-turn-helix transcriptional regulator yields the protein MGHTDFASMPCPIARSMAVLGERWAILLLREAFYGSTRFDEFQRHLGIAPNILSARLKTLVEHGMLERVPAPDSARHAYHLTEKGRDFFPAFVALKAWADRWMTDERGPLTLLQDKHTGAEIATPALARPDGSPLTLDDLRVAPGPGAGSYLRRRFGAAAGLQAADEPLTDETESSHE from the coding sequence ATGGGACATACCGACTTTGCCAGCATGCCTTGCCCGATTGCCCGCTCGATGGCGGTGCTGGGCGAGCGCTGGGCCATTCTTTTGCTGCGCGAGGCGTTCTACGGCAGCACCCGCTTTGATGAATTCCAGCGCCACCTGGGCATCGCGCCCAACATCCTCAGCGCACGCCTGAAGACGCTGGTGGAACACGGCATGCTGGAGCGCGTGCCGGCGCCCGACAGTGCGCGGCATGCCTACCACCTCACCGAGAAAGGCCGCGACTTCTTTCCCGCTTTTGTGGCGCTGAAGGCCTGGGCCGACCGCTGGATGACCGACGAGCGCGGCCCGCTCACCTTGTTGCAGGACAAGCACACCGGCGCAGAGATTGCCACGCCGGCGTTGGCCCGCCCGGACGGCAGCCCGCTGACGCTGGACGACCTGCGCGTGGCGCCGGGCCCCGGCGCGGGCAGCTATCTGCGGCGGCGCTTTGGCGCCGCTGCCGGCCTGCAGGCCGCAGACGAACCGCTGACAGACGAAACGGAGTCCAGCCATGAATGA
- a CDS encoding MATE family efflux transporter gives MASAAAAAPIATPTHPLMRELMRRILVLAAPTSLIAFLQAGAQLIETWLAARQGTAALAGWAVVLPFALLLQQMSTGAMGGGVVAAIARALGANKREEASSLVLHALIIAVTAGLAFAVAMAGFPRAVLGAVAGQTAADAAATYAIWLFGAGAVPAWLANTLASVLRGGGRHALAARVLSLMWIVFPVLAWTLAEPVGMGLAGIGASLAAVSWAAALAMAWVVLRGGAGFVPMLRIRPSRALFTRILSVGLVACALASVANLSTILVTTQLRHYGTAAVAAYGISARLEFLMIPLAFGVGSALTALVGRAVGAGDWATARRTAWAGALMALAVAGAVGAVVGLAPDVFAGFFTKDAEVASIAARALSWVAPAFGGFGLGMALYFASMGAGRMGWPIAAGISRIALAAGGGWLLANAVGMGLDGHFLGVALGITAYGVVTAFGVRGANWSAR, from the coding sequence ATGGCGTCGGCCGCAGCAGCCGCACCCATTGCCACCCCCACTCACCCGCTGATGCGCGAACTGATGCGCCGCATCCTGGTGCTGGCCGCGCCCACCAGCCTGATCGCCTTCCTGCAGGCGGGCGCGCAACTGATCGAGACCTGGCTGGCGGCGCGCCAGGGCACGGCGGCGCTGGCGGGCTGGGCGGTAGTGCTGCCGTTTGCCTTGCTGCTGCAGCAGATGTCCACCGGCGCCATGGGCGGTGGCGTGGTGGCGGCCATCGCCCGCGCGCTGGGCGCGAACAAGCGCGAGGAGGCCTCGTCGCTGGTGCTGCACGCACTCATCATCGCGGTCACCGCGGGGCTGGCGTTTGCCGTGGCGATGGCCGGTTTCCCGCGCGCCGTCCTGGGCGCGGTGGCAGGGCAGACCGCGGCAGACGCGGCCGCCACCTATGCGATCTGGCTGTTCGGCGCCGGCGCGGTGCCGGCCTGGCTGGCCAACACGCTGGCATCGGTGCTGCGCGGCGGTGGCCGCCATGCGCTGGCGGCGCGGGTGCTCTCGCTGATGTGGATCGTCTTCCCGGTGCTGGCCTGGACGCTGGCCGAGCCGGTAGGCATGGGCCTGGCCGGTATCGGTGCGTCGCTGGCGGCGGTGTCGTGGGCGGCGGCGCTGGCCATGGCCTGGGTGGTGCTGCGGGGCGGCGCGGGGTTCGTGCCGATGCTGCGCATCCGTCCGTCACGCGCGCTGTTCACGCGCATCCTGTCAGTGGGGCTGGTGGCCTGCGCGCTGGCCTCGGTGGCCAACCTGTCCACGATCCTCGTGACCACCCAGCTGCGCCACTATGGCACCGCCGCGGTGGCCGCGTACGGCATCTCGGCACGGCTGGAGTTCCTGATGATCCCGCTAGCGTTCGGCGTGGGCTCCGCGCTAACCGCGCTGGTGGGGCGAGCAGTCGGCGCCGGCGACTGGGCCACCGCACGCCGCACGGCCTGGGCCGGCGCGCTGATGGCGCTGGCGGTGGCCGGCGCGGTGGGTGCGGTGGTGGGCCTGGCGCCGGATGTCTTTGCCGGGTTCTTCACCAAGGATGCCGAAGTGGCAAGCATCGCCGCGCGCGCGCTGTCCTGGGTCGCGCCGGCCTTCGGCGGCTTCGGGCTGGGCATGGCGCTGTATTTCGCGTCGATGGGCGCGGGCCGCATGGGCTGGCCGATCGCGGCCGGCATCTCGCGCATCGCGCTGGCCGCCGGCGGCGGCTGGCTGCTGGCGAACGCGGTGGGCATGGGCCTGGACGGGCACTTCCTGGGCGTGGCGTTGGGCATCACCGCTTACGGCGTGGTGACGGCGTTTGGCGTGCGCGGCGCTAACTGGTCGGCACGCTGA